The following proteins come from a genomic window of Streptomyces sp. NBC_00539:
- a CDS encoding S41 family peptidase, whose amino-acid sequence MSPDARSYLSNALDIMEKNSLMRHQVTWADVRRTAFSQAQGAREPANTYDAINAALQTVGAGHSSFMPPKQVEEVLNSSPDTAIDGPEGRTTGERIGYVSLPGVLASDAAYAQYVRQGRDAVARADSPAACGWVVDLRDNRGGNMWPMLAVVAPLLGSGTVGMFVDTDGKKSLWTVEDGSPREDGRPFGWGDSAPVTNAGAPVAVLTSGETASSGEAVVIAFQGRPDTPFFGQYTGGIPTGNAVHRLSDGAMLVLTEVRDADRTGRTYDASIPPDEVIDADGRSSEARPDKALAAAKDWLLRHEACH is encoded by the coding sequence ATGTCGCCCGACGCCCGGTCGTACCTGTCGAACGCACTGGACATCATGGAGAAGAACTCACTGATGCGCCATCAGGTTACCTGGGCAGACGTACGGCGCACCGCCTTCTCCCAGGCCCAGGGCGCGCGGGAGCCGGCCAACACCTACGACGCGATCAATGCCGCCCTGCAGACGGTCGGTGCCGGGCACAGTTCCTTCATGCCGCCGAAGCAGGTGGAGGAGGTCCTCAACTCGTCGCCGGACACCGCCATCGACGGACCGGAAGGCCGTACGACAGGAGAGCGCATCGGCTACGTCTCCCTTCCCGGTGTTCTGGCTTCCGACGCAGCGTATGCACAGTACGTGCGGCAGGGCCGAGACGCCGTGGCGAGGGCAGATAGTCCTGCGGCCTGCGGCTGGGTGGTGGATCTGCGGGACAACCGGGGTGGGAACATGTGGCCGATGCTCGCCGTCGTGGCACCGCTCCTGGGCAGCGGCACGGTGGGCATGTTCGTGGACACCGACGGCAAGAAGTCCCTGTGGACGGTGGAGGACGGCAGCCCTCGCGAGGACGGCAGGCCCTTCGGGTGGGGAGACAGCGCACCGGTGACCAACGCCGGCGCTCCGGTCGCCGTACTGACAAGTGGCGAGACGGCCAGTTCGGGTGAGGCGGTGGTGATCGCCTTCCAGGGACGGCCGGATACGCCCTTCTTCGGCCAGTACACCGGGGGCATCCCGACGGGCAACGCGGTGCACCGCCTGTCCGACGGAGCCATGCTGGTCCTCACAGAAGTCAGGGACGCCGACCGCACGGGACGTACGTACGACGCGTCGATCCCTCCCGACGAAGTGATCGACGCCGACGGGCGCTCATCCGAAGCCCGCCCGGACAAAGCCCTGGCCGCGGCGAAAGACTGGCTGCTGCGGCATGAGGCATGCCACTGA